GTTCTTAAGATCGACAACTCTATGCTGAGTCCATGACGCAAGGCCCTCGGCACCCGTCTGGATTGAGCTTGACCATAGGTTAAGGGTTAACCCGTCCACTTGTGCAAACCCCAAATTGCCATCCCCCATGGCCATGGGGATAAAGGAATGATCTTTGAGTGATAAGCCATTAGAGCGCATGTCCGGTAGATCAATCAATGACAAGCCATCAGAGGCCATGTCGTACTTGAGAATAGCCATGTCACGAACACCATCAACAATGGAAAGCATGTAGTAGAGTGCGTCTTTGATGAGGACAGGGGGCATTATTTCCGGAATGAATGCACGCCTAGCTTCAAGTTCAAGACCAGTGCTCAGGGTCCactcaagctcaagatcaagatcaAGATCAGAGCTCTCGCTCCACGCATCATCCATCTCCAGCAACGCGACGGACGCGTGTGCAACACAACCATCACCGTAACCGGTCGTGAAAAAGACCACACGGACGGGCCCCCCGTCACACAAGCGGTGGTCACAACCGCTCACAGCACAGACCACCGTGGCCCCATTGCTCCCGCATCCATCGGGCTTCTCCAGGTACCTCGTGCAGCCCGTCATGGGGTCCCAAACGAACATCGGGGCGGGACACCCAAAGGGGTTTTCAAAGAGAACGCGGCCATGGCGGCAGTCCAACGCTTCATAGTCCTCCCATTCCACGACATCGGGAATGCGCGCGCCGAATTTCGTGGTGAAGGCAAAGCGTTGGACGGGGGATTCTCCTTCGTCGCTGGGGCGGTCGGCGTGGAGCCAGGAATAAAAGAAGCCCAGCATGGGGGGAGCATCATGGAACTCTCGGTAGCGAACGGAGAAGCTAGTTCCGGTGAGGAGGCCAAGCCAAAAACTGCTGGCCAGGGAGGCACGCACGAGGCTCGAGGGCTCGTCCGGTGGGAGGCGGAGGAAGACCTCCTCGATAAGCTCGTCCGGCAGCGTCGGTGCAGGCCTCGTCGCCGGAGTCGGAGGCGGCGGCATTGTTGTTGGTGGAGGGTAGGAAGGATCTAGATGGATGTGGGCGGGTTACTTGTCACGGAATTCCCCTCGGTCTGTTCGAACTAAAGCAGAAAGATAAATCAGAGAAAtgaaggaggaagaggaggggaGTAATCAGTGGAGAAGACTCACCTTGAGAGTTGAGACGTCGGGAAGCGTCCCTGCCGCCGTCGTTGATCGCTGCCGGGGACGCCTCTTGGTGGTGGTCACGGGCGGAGAGATGGCCTACGGGGAGGGGAGGAGGACATGACGGGGGAGAAACCTAAGTGCAGATTAGATTAGGAAGAAATAATTGTTCTTCCTTCAGAATAAAAACAGACGATTAGGAAGGAAACGTCACCTGCACCACGTCTCTCTCTGACTGAGCCAATGACAATGAGCGTCTCGCGTCTCCCAAATAAAAATAGACTTTAGCACATCATTTCTCATTTGATGGTGCTGTCGATCACATGCTGGTtcgttgaccaagtttataaatttAACAACAAGGATCGTGATCGCTGGCGAACGTTGAGA
Above is a window of Triticum dicoccoides isolate Atlit2015 ecotype Zavitan chromosome 5B, WEW_v2.0, whole genome shotgun sequence DNA encoding:
- the LOC119306801 gene encoding uncharacterized protein LOC119306801 isoform X2 gives rise to the protein MPPPPTPATRPAPTLPDELIEEVFLRLPPDEPSSLVRASLASSFWLGLLTGTSFSVRYREFHDAPPMLGFFYSWLHADRPSDEGESPVQRFAFTTKFGARIPDVVEWEDYEALDCRHGRVLFENPFGCPAPMFVWDPMTGCTRYLEKPDGCGSNGATVVCAVSGCDHRLCDGGPVRVVFFTTGYGDGCVAHASVALLEMDDAWSESSDLDLDLELEWTLSTGLELEARRAFIPEIMPPVLIKDALYYMLSIVDGVRDMAILKYDMASDGLSLIDLPDMRSNGLSLKDHSFIPMAMGDGNLGFAQVDGLTLNLWSSSIQTGAEGLASWTQHRVVDLKNLLPIQNPKESLRLIGSVEDSDIIFVTTDLGIYQISLKSLMWKKLWKSEKFSALISYMSFYNPQGSRKL
- the LOC119306801 gene encoding uncharacterized protein LOC119306801 isoform X1, which codes for MPPPPTPATRPAPTLPDELIEEVFLRLPPDEPSSLVRASLASSFWLGLLTGTSFSVRYREFHDAPPMLGFFYSWLHADRPSDEGESPVQRFAFTTKFGARIPDVVEWEDYEALDCRHGRVLFENPFGCPAPMFVWDPMTGCTRYLEKPDGCGSNGATVVCAVSGCDHRLCDGGPVRVVFFTTGYGDGCVAHASVALLEMDDAWSESSDLDLDLELEWTLSTGLELEARRAFIPEIMPPVLIKDALYYMLSIVDGVRDMAILKYDMASDGLSLIDLPDMRSNGLSLKDHSFIPMAMGDGNLGFAQVDGLTLNLWSSSIQTGAEGLASWTQHRVVDLKNLLPIQNPKESLRLIGSVEDSDIIFVTTDLGIYQISLKSLMWKKLWKSEKFSALISYMSFYNPQERINPYDEDH